A genome region from Ottowia testudinis includes the following:
- a CDS encoding phosphotransferase, with translation MSNNDQFVGTRAVSEAHAFDAGALQAWLAQHVEGFAGPLSVEMFKGGQSNPTYKLITPTQSYVMRAKPGPVAKLLPSAHAIEREFAVMRGLYGTEVPVAKMHALCEDESVIGRAFYIMEFVQGRVLWDQTLPGMPNAERAAIYDEMNRVIAALHKVDAQTQGLQTYGKPGNYFERQIGRWSKQYLASVTQPIPEMDQLIEWLPAHMPASARDDRLTSIVHGDYRLDNLMFHATEPRVLAVLDWELSTLGHPLADFAYHCMSWHIPPGAFRGIGGVDVQSLGIPTEGEYIRRYCERTGFATPEQLAPDWNFYLAYNMFRIAAILQGIAKRVEAGTASSAQAKASGAGARPMARLAWLFSQKA, from the coding sequence ATGAGCAACAACGATCAATTCGTAGGCACCCGCGCTGTTTCCGAAGCGCACGCGTTCGACGCCGGCGCGCTGCAAGCATGGCTGGCACAGCACGTCGAGGGGTTTGCTGGCCCGCTTTCCGTGGAGATGTTCAAGGGCGGCCAGTCCAACCCCACCTACAAGCTCATCACGCCCACGCAAAGCTACGTGATGCGCGCCAAGCCCGGCCCCGTGGCCAAGCTGCTGCCCTCGGCGCACGCCATCGAGCGCGAGTTCGCCGTGATGCGCGGCCTTTACGGTACCGAAGTGCCCGTCGCCAAGATGCACGCGCTGTGCGAGGACGAATCCGTCATCGGCCGCGCCTTCTACATCATGGAGTTCGTGCAAGGTCGCGTGCTGTGGGACCAGACCCTGCCCGGCATGCCCAACGCTGAGCGCGCCGCCATCTACGACGAGATGAACCGCGTCATCGCCGCGCTGCACAAAGTGGATGCGCAGACGCAGGGACTGCAGACCTACGGCAAGCCTGGCAATTATTTCGAGCGCCAGATCGGCCGCTGGAGCAAGCAATACCTGGCCAGCGTGACGCAGCCCATCCCCGAGATGGACCAATTGATCGAGTGGTTGCCCGCGCACATGCCGGCCAGCGCCCGGGACGATCGGCTGACCTCGATCGTGCATGGCGACTACCGGCTCGACAACCTGATGTTCCACGCCACCGAGCCGCGCGTGCTGGCGGTGTTGGATTGGGAGCTGTCCACGCTCGGTCATCCGCTGGCCGACTTCGCCTACCACTGCATGTCTTGGCATATCCCGCCCGGCGCGTTCCGCGGCATTGGCGGGGTCGATGTTCAAAGCCTGGGCATCCCAACTGAAGGCGAATACATCCGCCGATATTGCGAGCGCACCGGCTTTGCCACGCCCGAGCAGCTGGCGCCCGACTGGAACTTCTATCTGGCCTACAACATGTTCCGCATCGCCGCCATCCTGCAAGGCATCGCCAAGCGGGTCGAAGCCGGCACCGCCAGCAGCGCCCAGGCCAAGGCCAGCGGCGCGGGCGCCCGGCCGATGGCCAGGCTGGCATGGCTCTTTTCTCAAAAAGCATAG
- a CDS encoding acyl-CoA dehydrogenase family protein: protein MEFDYSPKVKEMQARLLAFMDEHIRPNENVFHEEVAANRAKGNAWVPTKIIEELKPKARAAGLWNLFLPRSPRAPEGLSNLEYAPLCEIMGRVPWAPEVFNCSAPDTGNMETIERYGSEANKDEWLEPLLKGDIRSAFLMTEPAVASSDATNIECSMRREGDEYVINGRKWWSSGAGDPRCAVYIVMGKTDPEAPRHSQQSMILVPANAPGVKVIRPLTVFGWDDAPHGHMEVELKDVRVPAGNLLMGEGKGFAIAQGRLGPGRIHHCMRSIGAAERALELMCQRLNNRTAFGRRISEQGVWRERIAEARCMIEQARLLTLKAAYMMDTVGNKVAQAEIAMIKIVAPNIACQIVDWAIQAHGGGGVSDDFPLAYAYAHQRTLRLADGPDEVHRNALAKLELAKHMVGAKEVEMPITRGS, encoded by the coding sequence ATGGAATTCGACTACAGCCCCAAGGTCAAGGAGATGCAGGCCAGGCTGCTGGCCTTCATGGACGAGCACATCCGGCCGAACGAGAACGTGTTCCATGAAGAGGTGGCGGCCAACCGCGCCAAGGGCAATGCCTGGGTTCCCACCAAAATCATTGAAGAACTCAAGCCGAAGGCGCGCGCCGCCGGTCTGTGGAACCTGTTTCTGCCGCGCAGCCCGCGCGCCCCTGAGGGCCTGAGCAACCTCGAGTACGCACCGTTGTGCGAAATCATGGGCCGCGTGCCCTGGGCGCCCGAAGTCTTCAACTGCTCGGCGCCCGATACCGGCAACATGGAAACCATCGAACGCTACGGCTCCGAGGCCAACAAAGATGAATGGCTGGAGCCGCTGCTCAAGGGCGACATCCGCTCGGCCTTTTTGATGACCGAGCCGGCCGTGGCCTCGTCGGATGCCACCAACATCGAATGCTCGATGCGCCGCGAAGGCGACGAATACGTCATCAACGGCCGCAAGTGGTGGTCGTCGGGCGCGGGCGACCCGCGCTGCGCCGTCTACATCGTGATGGGCAAGACCGACCCCGAGGCGCCGCGCCACTCGCAGCAGTCCATGATTCTGGTGCCGGCCAATGCGCCGGGCGTCAAGGTGATCCGCCCGCTCACCGTGTTCGGCTGGGATGACGCGCCGCACGGCCACATGGAGGTCGAACTCAAAGACGTGCGCGTGCCGGCGGGCAACCTGCTGATGGGCGAGGGCAAGGGCTTCGCCATCGCGCAGGGGCGCCTGGGGCCGGGCCGCATCCACCACTGCATGCGCAGCATCGGCGCGGCCGAGCGGGCGCTCGAACTGATGTGCCAGCGCCTGAACAACCGCACCGCGTTTGGCCGCCGCATCTCCGAGCAGGGCGTATGGCGCGAACGCATCGCCGAAGCGCGCTGCATGATCGAGCAGGCGCGCCTGCTGACGCTGAAAGCTGCGTACATGATGGACACCGTGGGCAACAAGGTGGCGCAGGCCGAGATCGCCATGATCAAGATCGTGGCGCCCAACATCGCCTGCCAGATCGTGGACTGGGCCATCCAGGCACACGGCGGCGGCGGCGTGAGCGACGACTTTCCGTTGGCCTACGCCTACGCGCACCAGCGCACGTTGCGGCTGGCCGACGGGCCGGACGAAGTGCACCGCAACGCCTTAGCCAAGCTGGAACTGGCCAAGCACATGGTGGGCGCCAAGGAGGTAGAGATGCCCATCACGCGCGGGAGCTGA
- a CDS encoding 3-hydroxyacyl-CoA dehydrogenase produces MERPEFKTVGIVGTGAMGRGIAQIAAQAGSAVLLFDTQPDAVIKARDAIVAQWDKLVDKGRLSAGDSAVQKQRLQPAATLADLAHCDLVVEAIVERLDVKKQLFAELEGIVQPAAVLATNTSSLSVTAIAAALQRPWQFAGYHFFNPVPLMKVVECIAGLKTDPAVCQRLAVYARQMGHTPVQAEDTPGFIVNHAGRGYGTEALRIVSEGVADFATIDRILKDQVGFKLGPFELMDLTALDVSHPVMESIYQQYYDEPRYRPSVITAQRLAGGVVGKKVGEGFYKYVDGAPQIAAEPPVPNVDETPPIWVSTRAARRAELYQLLKDLGAKIETGQSPSPQALTLVAPLGFDITTVAVVERLDPARTVGIDLLVDDRATKRRVLATNPATRRDMIDAAHALFARDGKAVSVIRDSGGFVTQRVVSTIVNIAADMCQQRVCSPHDLESAVTLGLGYPLGPLAMGDKFGPANVLEVLFNMQTVYGDPRYRPSPWLRRRGAIGLSLMHEEA; encoded by the coding sequence ATGGAGAGACCTGAATTCAAGACCGTTGGCATCGTCGGCACCGGTGCCATGGGCCGGGGCATTGCCCAGATCGCCGCGCAAGCCGGCAGCGCCGTGCTGCTGTTCGACACCCAGCCTGATGCCGTCATCAAGGCACGCGATGCGATCGTCGCCCAGTGGGACAAGCTGGTCGACAAGGGCCGCTTGAGTGCCGGCGATTCGGCCGTGCAAAAGCAGCGCCTGCAACCGGCCGCCACGCTGGCTGATTTGGCGCATTGCGATCTCGTCGTCGAGGCGATCGTCGAGCGGCTTGATGTCAAGAAACAGCTGTTCGCCGAGCTAGAAGGCATCGTGCAACCGGCCGCGGTGCTGGCCACGAACACCTCGTCGCTGTCGGTCACGGCCATTGCGGCGGCCCTGCAGCGGCCGTGGCAGTTTGCCGGCTACCACTTCTTCAATCCGGTGCCGCTCATGAAGGTGGTCGAGTGCATCGCGGGCCTCAAGACAGACCCTGCCGTGTGTCAGCGCCTGGCGGTCTACGCGCGCCAGATGGGCCACACACCGGTGCAGGCCGAGGACACGCCCGGGTTCATCGTCAACCACGCCGGACGTGGCTACGGCACCGAGGCGCTGCGCATCGTGAGCGAAGGCGTCGCCGATTTCGCCACCATCGACCGCATCCTGAAGGACCAGGTGGGCTTCAAGCTCGGCCCGTTCGAGCTGATGGATTTGACCGCGCTCGACGTCTCTCACCCGGTGATGGAATCCATCTATCAGCAGTATTACGACGAACCGCGCTATCGCCCCAGCGTCATCACCGCGCAGCGTCTGGCTGGCGGCGTGGTCGGCAAAAAGGTGGGCGAGGGCTTCTACAAGTACGTGGATGGCGCGCCACAGATCGCCGCCGAGCCGCCGGTGCCCAACGTCGATGAGACGCCACCCATCTGGGTCTCCACCCGCGCCGCGCGCCGTGCCGAGCTGTACCAGCTGCTGAAGGACCTGGGTGCCAAGATCGAAACCGGCCAATCGCCGTCGCCGCAGGCGCTGACGCTGGTGGCGCCACTCGGGTTTGACATCACCACTGTCGCGGTGGTCGAGCGGCTGGACCCCGCGCGTACCGTGGGCATCGACCTGCTGGTGGACGACCGGGCGACCAAGCGCCGGGTGCTGGCCACCAACCCAGCCACGCGCCGCGACATGATCGACGCCGCGCACGCCCTGTTCGCGCGTGATGGCAAGGCAGTGAGCGTGATTCGGGATTCTGGCGGTTTCGTCACGCAGCGCGTGGTGTCCACCATCGTCAACATCGCCGCCGACATGTGTCAACAGCGTGTGTGCAGCCCGCATGATCTGGAATCGGCCGTGACGCTCGGCCTGGGCTACCCGCTCGGCCCGTTGGCCATGGGCGACAAGTTCGGCCCGGCCAACGTGCTGGAAGTGCTGTTCAACATGCAGACCGTGTATGGCGACCCGCGCTATCGCCCCAGCCCCTGGCTGCGCCGGCGCGGTGCCATCGGCCTGAGCCTGATGCACGAGGAAGCGTGA
- the ribD gene encoding bifunctional diaminohydroxyphosphoribosylaminopyrimidine deaminase/5-amino-6-(5-phosphoribosylamino)uracil reductase RibD → MDFTHPDTWMRRALALAEQARPISPPNPAVGCVLVSPSGELVGEGHTQAVGQAHAEVMALRDAAARGHATAGTTAYVTLEPCAHQGRTGPCCDALVAAGVTKVVASLQDPNPRVAGQGFARLRAAGVEVVVGPGAAAARELNIGFFSRMVRGVPWVRLKAAASLDGRTALPNGVSQWITSEAARADGQVWRARADVVLTGIGTVLQDDPMMNVRLPDAARQPALVIVDSQLQTPPGARLWGVGGRRVIVYTAVADPARQQALQTLGARVVRCADERGKVDLATMLKDLARHETNEVHVEAGHKLNGSLMRESLVDELLLYQAPKLLGDGAGIAALGSFSTLDQAPEWVWRDIQPIGPDLRLRAVMAGRDHF, encoded by the coding sequence ATGGATTTCACCCACCCCGACACCTGGATGCGCCGCGCGCTGGCGCTGGCCGAACAAGCACGCCCGATCAGTCCGCCCAATCCCGCGGTCGGCTGCGTGCTGGTCAGCCCCTCGGGCGAGTTGGTCGGCGAAGGGCACACGCAAGCCGTCGGCCAGGCCCATGCCGAGGTGATGGCGCTGCGCGACGCCGCCGCGCGCGGCCACGCCACGGCCGGCACCACCGCCTATGTCACGCTGGAACCCTGCGCCCACCAGGGGCGCACCGGCCCCTGCTGCGACGCGCTGGTGGCGGCCGGCGTGACCAAGGTGGTGGCGTCGCTGCAAGACCCCAATCCGCGCGTGGCCGGACAAGGCTTTGCCCGCCTGCGTGCGGCCGGTGTGGAGGTGGTGGTAGGCCCAGGCGCCGCGGCGGCGCGCGAATTGAACATCGGTTTTTTCAGCCGCATGGTGCGCGGCGTGCCGTGGGTGCGGCTGAAGGCCGCCGCTTCGCTCGACGGCCGCACCGCGCTGCCCAACGGCGTCAGCCAGTGGATCACCAGCGAAGCCGCACGCGCGGATGGCCAAGTCTGGCGCGCGCGCGCGGACGTGGTGCTGACCGGCATCGGCACGGTGCTGCAGGATGATCCGATGATGAATGTGCGGCTGCCGGACGCCGCCCGGCAGCCCGCGCTGGTGATTGTCGACAGCCAACTGCAAACGCCGCCCGGCGCCCGCTTGTGGGGCGTTGGTGGGCGCCGCGTGATCGTCTATACGGCGGTGGCCGACCCGGCGCGCCAGCAGGCGCTGCAAACGCTGGGCGCACGCGTTGTCCGTTGTGCCGATGAACGCGGCAAGGTCGACTTGGCAACCATGTTGAAGGACTTGGCGCGGCACGAGACCAACGAAGTCCATGTCGAAGCCGGACACAAGCTCAACGGCTCGCTGATGCGCGAATCACTGGTCGACGAGTTGCTGCTCTACCAGGCACCCAAATTGCTGGGCGATGGCGCGGGCATCGCCGCGCTGGGTTCTTTCAGCACGCTCGACCAAGCGCCTGAATGGGTGTGGCGAGACATCCAACCGATCGGCCCCGACTTGCGCCTGCGCGCGGTGATGGCAGGACGCGACCACTTCTGA
- a CDS encoding DUF1266 domain-containing protein, producing MSAVFSLAFSALTFWLIWRLLRTVWRWVAGGTSNALDKLKYRLGDANDWAIALARPMAVHSISGGFDAGEVETFTDELKGHVRLSVLLQLGLPSHLNDDQVRRELQQHLARRWYCLDINELRATDDWRDGMAFACMRVAFSLRCALFLGWIDEATQWRLLRLNALRAQECFDSWHDYGCAAARGRRQWIAQSRTDNLGTAFTEQQVTQWLSEGVHPWRGMPWKLDLQVAGR from the coding sequence ATGAGCGCCGTCTTCAGCCTGGCCTTCAGCGCCCTCACGTTCTGGCTGATCTGGCGCTTGCTGCGCACGGTCTGGCGCTGGGTGGCGGGTGGCACATCGAACGCGCTCGACAAGCTGAAATACCGGTTGGGCGACGCCAACGACTGGGCCATCGCCCTGGCGCGGCCAATGGCGGTGCACAGCATCAGCGGTGGCTTTGACGCTGGCGAAGTCGAAACCTTTACCGACGAACTCAAGGGCCACGTGCGGCTGTCGGTGCTGTTGCAACTGGGCCTGCCCAGCCACCTGAACGACGATCAGGTGCGCCGTGAGTTGCAGCAACACCTGGCCCGGCGCTGGTACTGCCTGGACATCAACGAGTTGCGCGCCACCGACGACTGGCGCGACGGCATGGCCTTTGCCTGCATGCGCGTGGCCTTCAGCCTGCGCTGCGCCTTGTTTCTGGGCTGGATCGACGAAGCCACGCAGTGGCGCCTGCTGCGCCTGAATGCGCTGCGCGCGCAGGAGTGCTTTGACAGCTGGCACGACTACGGCTGCGCCGCCGCGCGCGGGCGCCGCCAGTGGATCGCCCAATCGCGCACCGACAACCTGGGCACCGCCTTCACCGAGCAGCAGGTGACGCAATGGTTGAGCGAAGGCGTCCACCCCTGGCGCGGCATGCCGTGGAAGCTGGATTTGCAGGTGGCTGGCCGTTGA
- a CDS encoding D-2-hydroxyacid dehydrogenase family protein — protein sequence MNIVILDDYQDAVRKLACASKLEAYPAKVYTNTVKGLGQLSVRLRDADVLVLIRERTQLTRALIEKLPRLKMVSQTGRIGSHVDVTACTERGIAVAEGMGSPVAVAELTWALIMAAARRLPQYIGNLKHGVWQQSGLKAASMPPNFGLGTVLRGRTLGIWGYGKIGELVAGYGRAFGMQVMVWGSAESMARARADGHHAAASRADFFACADVLSLHLRLAEGTRGLIKLDDLSRMKATALLVNTSRAELIEQDALVSALNRGRPGMAAVDVFETEPILQGHALLRLENCICTPHIGYVEQDNYETYFGAAFDNVINYLRGTPTNIVNPGALQVRR from the coding sequence ATGAACATCGTGATCCTCGACGACTATCAGGATGCCGTGCGCAAATTGGCGTGCGCGTCCAAGCTTGAGGCATACCCGGCCAAGGTATACACCAACACCGTCAAGGGTCTCGGTCAATTGTCGGTGCGTTTGCGCGATGCCGACGTCTTGGTATTGATCCGTGAGCGCACGCAGCTGACGCGAGCTTTGATCGAAAAGCTGCCCAGGCTCAAGATGGTGTCGCAAACCGGCCGCATCGGCAGCCATGTCGATGTCACTGCCTGCACCGAACGCGGCATCGCGGTCGCCGAAGGTATGGGCTCGCCGGTGGCGGTGGCGGAATTGACTTGGGCGCTGATCATGGCGGCGGCGCGTCGTCTGCCCCAATACATCGGCAACCTCAAGCATGGCGTATGGCAGCAGTCGGGGCTGAAGGCGGCGTCGATGCCGCCCAATTTCGGCCTTGGTACGGTTTTGCGCGGCCGCACGCTTGGCATCTGGGGCTACGGAAAGATTGGCGAGTTGGTGGCCGGTTACGGGCGGGCATTCGGCATGCAGGTGATGGTGTGGGGTTCGGCCGAGTCGATGGCGCGCGCGCGCGCCGATGGCCACCACGCAGCGGCGTCGCGCGCGGATTTTTTTGCTTGTGCCGACGTGTTGTCGTTGCACCTGCGTTTGGCCGAGGGCACCCGCGGGTTGATCAAGCTGGACGACCTGAGCCGCATGAAGGCGACGGCACTGCTGGTCAATACCTCGCGTGCCGAGCTGATCGAGCAGGACGCGCTGGTCAGCGCGCTGAACAGAGGGCGCCCCGGCATGGCGGCGGTGGACGTGTTCGAGACCGAGCCGATCCTGCAAGGCCACGCGCTGCTTCGGCTCGAAAACTGCATCTGCACGCCGCATATCGGGTATGTCGAGCAAGACAACTACGAAACTTATTTTGGTGCCGCGTTCGATAACGTCATCAACTACCTGCGCGGCACGCCCACCAACATCGTCAACCCCGGCGCGTTGCAGGTGCGGCGCTGA
- a CDS encoding Crp/Fnr family transcriptional regulator — protein sequence MDDPILTMEEREAINNGRWFSSLSPSLRHDILRCAYVKRFQDGNLICARGEPPEQWIACAKGAVRVSSTTLTGKQITLTYVEPGIWFGDVAIFDGDRRTHDAYAHGETTILNVARADFQKILAAHSELYEALLKLQARRIRLLFGQVEDLNTLPLRARLAKQLGHLVRSYGITSLSSNDEVRITLQLAQEELAQLLGASRQRVNQELKTMEREGVIRIEPSGLVVRDRQALQRIAEE from the coding sequence ATGGACGATCCCATTCTTACCATGGAGGAACGTGAGGCGATCAACAATGGTCGCTGGTTTTCCTCTCTTTCCCCTTCGTTGCGGCACGACATCCTTCGATGCGCTTACGTCAAACGCTTTCAGGACGGCAATCTCATTTGCGCGCGCGGCGAGCCGCCCGAGCAATGGATCGCGTGTGCCAAGGGGGCGGTGCGCGTCAGCTCCACCACGCTGACGGGCAAGCAGATCACGCTGACCTATGTCGAGCCTGGCATATGGTTTGGCGATGTGGCGATCTTCGACGGCGACCGGCGCACGCACGATGCGTATGCCCATGGCGAAACCACCATCCTGAACGTCGCGCGGGCCGACTTCCAAAAAATCCTGGCCGCGCACTCCGAGCTGTACGAAGCGTTGTTGAAACTGCAGGCGCGGCGCATTCGTCTGCTGTTCGGGCAGGTGGAAGACCTCAACACCTTGCCGCTGCGCGCGCGCTTGGCCAAGCAGTTGGGGCACCTGGTGCGCAGCTACGGCATCACCAGCCTGTCGTCCAACGACGAGGTGCGCATCACCTTGCAACTGGCGCAGGAGGAATTGGCACAGTTGCTTGGTGCCTCGCGCCAGCGCGTGAACCAGGAGCTGAAAACCATGGAGCGCGAGGGCGTGATCCGCATCGAGCCATCGGGCTTGGTGGTGCGCGACCGGCAGGCGCTGCAGCGCATCGCAGAGGAATAG
- a CDS encoding oxepin-CoA hydrolase, alternative type, which yields MAAELRSTVEGRTMVLTISNPEHRNALGPEMYAAGVEALNIAETNPDVRCVVLTGEGETFCAGGNLQRLQANRQKPPQVQAQSIEGLHNWVEAIRTFPKPVIAAVEGPAAGAGFSLALACDLIVAARNAVFVMAYSSVALSPDGGGSWSLSAALPRQLVGELLMGGERIGAQRLNELGVVNRLCDAGQALGTALAWSEKLAARAPNVLASIKELVADATAHSLSEHLALERDHFVKNLHHPNGGIGIAAFLAKQAPRYE from the coding sequence ATGGCCGCCGAGCTGCGCAGCACCGTTGAAGGTCGCACGATGGTGCTGACCATCAGCAACCCCGAGCACCGCAACGCCCTCGGCCCCGAGATGTACGCCGCGGGCGTCGAAGCGCTCAACATCGCCGAGACCAATCCCGATGTGCGCTGCGTGGTGCTCACCGGCGAAGGCGAGACCTTTTGCGCGGGTGGCAACCTGCAGCGCCTGCAAGCCAACCGTCAGAAGCCGCCGCAGGTGCAGGCGCAAAGCATCGAGGGACTGCACAACTGGGTCGAGGCGATCCGCACCTTCCCCAAGCCCGTTATCGCCGCCGTCGAGGGGCCAGCGGCGGGCGCCGGCTTTTCGTTGGCGCTGGCGTGTGACTTGATCGTGGCCGCCCGCAACGCGGTGTTCGTCATGGCCTACAGCAGCGTGGCTCTGTCGCCCGACGGCGGCGGCAGCTGGAGCCTCAGCGCGGCACTGCCGCGCCAGCTGGTGGGCGAACTTCTGATGGGCGGCGAGCGCATCGGCGCACAGCGCCTGAACGAGTTGGGCGTGGTCAACCGTCTGTGCGACGCTGGCCAGGCGCTGGGCACGGCGCTCGCGTGGTCAGAGAAGCTGGCCGCGCGCGCGCCGAATGTGCTGGCCAGCATCAAGGAACTGGTGGCCGACGCCACCGCGCACAGCCTGAGCGAGCACCTGGCGCTGGAGCGCGACCACTTCGTGAAGAACCTGCACCATCCGAACGGCGGCATCGGCATCGCGGCGTTTCTGGCCAAGCAGGCGCCCCGTTACGAATAG